Genomic DNA from Pelosinus sp. UFO1:
AGTGCTTTTATGACGGGAGAGGATGGGTGGTCCATTTCATCTTCAAGCAAGGTTGGGGCATGAGGTACAATAATTCCATGAATATTAGAATCTATTTTCATTTTATACTTATCCTTTCTATCCCACTTTAATCTAGTCATTCATCACAATTCTAATTCTATTTGCATTCTTAACTTCTCTTAGAGTCAGTTACTATTTAATTAGATATTGAATTCTTTCTATAATCTTAGTCACGATAAAGCCTAAAAGAGATACGGGGTAAATACTAAAAAATTTATTAAAAATAGAAATAGCTTAAACTCTCTTAGGATTAGGTTACCTTTCTCCATTACTATAAACGAGTTTCAAAGTATAATCTAAAAAATAATAAACGTAACTCAACATTAGGACTTTTAAGCAAATTAATGTACCACAAGAAAAAAGCTGTCAGACACCGACAGCTTTTTTCTTGTGGTACATTGTTCTATATCCTATTAACTTTAAATTTGCCCTACAACTATTTCAATGTTAATACTTCAAAAAGGTTAAACTCTGTATCAAAATATAAAAGCCGATTTTGCAATACTTCACCGATGCCAGTTAACAATTTGACTACTTCTTGGCACTGAATTGCCGCAGCCAAAGCAGGAGTAGTTGCTGGATTTCCAAGTTGGGTCTCAATGCCTTTTTCCCCGCTACTATCTTTTTTATAGATTCTTTCCAAACCTACATCTCCAGGCAACAGGGTAGTCACTTGCCCTGTAAATCCAGCAATTGCACCATGTACAAAAGGTAAACCAAGTTCCCTTGTTATTTGGCTGAGTAGCAAGCGATCACGAATATTATCTAAAGCATCCACTACCACATCCACATCCGCCAGTAGCTCCTTGGCATTTTCCTTAGTGAGCATTTGAGGTATAGCTTCTGTAATTATATCAGAATTAATAGCAGCAACCCGTTCTACTGCGGCACTGGCTTTATTTACCCCGATATTCTGTTCTGTCGCTAATAGTTGGCGATTCAAATTATGAACCGCAAAGCTATCTCCATCAATCACTCTTATAAAACCTACACCCTGACGAGCCAATAATTCTATAATATTACCACCTAAACCGCCCGCCCCAACAATGACTACTTTCCCACGTAACAACTTTTGCTGCCCAGCCACTCCAATTGTGCCAATATTTCTTTGGTACCTTTCTGGGGTTTCCCCCTTCTCTAGCTTATCTAGACTACTATTACTCCCTATCATTTAACCACCACCTACAGCTGGGAAAAGTCCTACTCGATCTCCCACTTGCAGAGCGGAGTCTAATGTACTACTAACACCATTTATCATAATAATATGAACCTCTGCCATATCAATCTTCATAGTGTTAAGTAAATCACTAACCCTACTGTCTGCCTGCACTTCAACCGATGACACCCCTGCAATCCAAGAAGGGTAATATCGCCTTAATGTAGCATATAACCGTACCTCTATATACAATACTATCCCTCCCTATTTTACTCCTTTTTAATAAAACCTAATAGGACACGGTATGGCCCTGGCGTACCTGGGGGCACTAAAGCCACACGATCGCCAGGACAAATAATCGCATCAAAGGGGAGAAAAGCTTTTCCATTTATAAATATGATCTCAACGTCCTTCTTTGGAATATCCAATATTCCTAGTAGTTCGGGGCCTGTTACTTCTTTCTCTAAACTAAAAAAATAAGGATTTGACCAATTTCTCTTTTTAAATAAAGTAAATAGTCCCATAAACCCTCGGAGTTCAATCATATCAGGCATCAAATCTCGCCCCCAGAATTCAAATAAAAAGACTTATTCTCATCCTTGAATATATAAAAAACATTTTGAAACGCGAAGACGCGAAGACGGGGAAGAATAAGAAATAAAACAATATCCCTTCGTAATCTTCGTACATCTTTGCGAGCTTCGTGTTTCAGCGTTTTTCCTAATACTGTATCATCAGATTGTTAAAAATTAAATACAGTATCTAATTCTGCTTTTGGCACGTCAAATGCCACATTATGAGGCGGTAATAGTTCTTTTCTAAAGAAGTCAGGTAGATCATCAGCTCCATCGCCAATACCTGCTGAAGAATTAAAAGCTCGTTCCTCTCTGAGTACTTGTTTACCCATTTCTAGATAATCCCCAATTGTCTTATTCCAACCATAACGAGCATTGCACATCTCAACAATCCCCTCTAGACCTTCTGGAATATCCAAAATGGCAAAGGCAACAAATAAACAAAGGCCTGTGCTATCAATGAAAGCGGTAGCAATCTGAAGATTACGAGATAGTTCCACCTGTCCTTCTGGTTTTAGGGGATCCACTTTTCCACCTACACCAAGAATATTAGCTGTTACTGAATAGCCAGCCGTATGATCTGCTCCCATAGTAGTCGTAGCATAGGTAACGCCAACACCTTTAACAGCCCGTGGGTCGTAAGCGGGAATGGCCTGCCCTTTTACGGTTGGAACCCTACGCACACCAAATACTTTACCCGTAGTTTCCGCCCCAGCACCGAGAATTCGTCCCATTGGGGTTGCTTTGCCTAATTCATGGATTAAGTTAATTGCTGCCTGACTATCACCAAATTTAATATAACCGGCCTCCATTGCTACTCCTATGGCCACCCCTGTATCAATGCTATCTACACCGTAATCATCACACAATCGATTCATTAAAGCAATATCATCAAGGTTATCAACACCTAAATGAGCGCCAAAGGACCAGCAGCTTTCATATTCAAAACCACCTGTCAAGACTTCTCCCTTTTTATCTTTATAGATTTGAGAACAGCGAATGATACATCCTGGCGAACAGCCATGTCCTGTTTTTCCGCCCCGTTCATGAATGGTTGCCGCCAGTGTTTCACCGCCAATGTTATTTGCCCCCTCAAATCTTCCTGAGCTAAAATTCCTGGTAGGCAATCCACCCGCCTCACTTAGTATATTCACTAATACATCAGTACCATAAGCAGGTAGTGCTTGACTTGTAACAGGATGGGTCAATAGGGCATTGGCTAATTTTTTTGCTCCCGCTCTAAAGGCCGGTTCATCCACAAATGGCACCATCTTTGTACCGCTATCATCAGCTATAATTGCTTTAATCCCCTTACTCCCCATTACTGCACCCATACCACCGCGGCCAGCTTGACGAGTAGGATCGCCTTCCATATCAGTAAACCCAACACAAGCTGTTGCCATCTTGCGTTCCCCTGCCGTACCAATACAGCCAATGGCTATTTTGGCACCAAATTTCTCTTGCAGTTTGGCTACCGTATCATAAATATCTAGCCCTTTTAATTCAGGCATTTCCTCTAAAAACAATCCTTCACTACAGACTCGTATAATATAGGAGATTTCTTTTTTGGGTAATCCTTCTACGATGATCCCTCTGATTCCAAGCCTGCCTAGTTTATGGCCCATTGCTCCGCCTACATTACTTTCTTTAATCCCTCCGGTTAATGGGCTCTTCGCGCCTAATGACATGCGTCCTGCATTAGGTGCTCCTGTGCCTGATAGTAAACCAGTAACAAAAACAAGCTTGTTCCCCTCGCCTAGGGCATGGTCTGTAGGAGATACTTCAGTATCTATAATCCGTGAACTAAGGGCACGACCTCCTAGTCCTTGGTATGGCGTACCCTCATCTTTTTTTACCGATAGATCAGCCATATTTATACGATAAAACATCTATTTTCCCCCTCCATACTTAGTAAGAGTCTTTTTTCACCGTAACCTGTTTCCCTTATCAGATAAGCCCCCTCTCCGTAAAATACCAACCATAAACTATCTAACTGTTTTCAGTTCTCCCCCTGGATAATTACCACTCTAACTTATTCGAATTTTTCCAATTTACTATAT
This window encodes:
- a CDS encoding HesA/MoeB/ThiF family protein; its protein translation is MIGSNSSLDKLEKGETPERYQRNIGTIGVAGQQKLLRGKVVIVGAGGLGGNIIELLARQGVGFIRVIDGDSFAVHNLNRQLLATEQNIGVNKASAAVERVAAINSDIITEAIPQMLTKENAKELLADVDVVVDALDNIRDRLLLSQITRELGLPFVHGAIAGFTGQVTTLLPGDVGLERIYKKDSSGEKGIETQLGNPATTPALAAAIQCQEVVKLLTGIGEVLQNRLLYFDTEFNLFEVLTLK
- a CDS encoding MoaD/ThiS family protein, translated to MYIEVRLYATLRRYYPSWIAGVSSVEVQADSRVSDLLNTMKIDMAEVHIIMINGVSSTLDSALQVGDRVGLFPAVGGG
- a CDS encoding thiamine S protein encodes the protein MPDMIELRGFMGLFTLFKKRNWSNPYFFSLEKEVTGPELLGILDIPKKDVEIIFINGKAFLPFDAIICPGDRVALVPPGTPGPYRVLLGFIKKE
- a CDS encoding aldehyde ferredoxin oxidoreductase family protein → MFYRINMADLSVKKDEGTPYQGLGGRALSSRIIDTEVSPTDHALGEGNKLVFVTGLLSGTGAPNAGRMSLGAKSPLTGGIKESNVGGAMGHKLGRLGIRGIIVEGLPKKEISYIIRVCSEGLFLEEMPELKGLDIYDTVAKLQEKFGAKIAIGCIGTAGERKMATACVGFTDMEGDPTRQAGRGGMGAVMGSKGIKAIIADDSGTKMVPFVDEPAFRAGAKKLANALLTHPVTSQALPAYGTDVLVNILSEAGGLPTRNFSSGRFEGANNIGGETLAATIHERGGKTGHGCSPGCIIRCSQIYKDKKGEVLTGGFEYESCWSFGAHLGVDNLDDIALMNRLCDDYGVDSIDTGVAIGVAMEAGYIKFGDSQAAINLIHELGKATPMGRILGAGAETTGKVFGVRRVPTVKGQAIPAYDPRAVKGVGVTYATTTMGADHTAGYSVTANILGVGGKVDPLKPEGQVELSRNLQIATAFIDSTGLCLFVAFAILDIPEGLEGIVEMCNARYGWNKTIGDYLEMGKQVLREERAFNSSAGIGDGADDLPDFFRKELLPPHNVAFDVPKAELDTVFNF